The window cataggtcaGAACTCAGATGTTTATGTGCGCTGAATTCCGAGTCATATCAATTCTCATCTTTTTAGATATATTTTGTCATGTTAGGCTTTTGCTAGGAAGGAATTGTATGTTTATATTGCTTTGTTCTAGTTATAGATGCAATTTTAGATGGCTTAGCTTAGGGGCGGAACTAGGGGGGTtggccggggctcgagccccggctgGCCGCCcgagaattgaaaaaaaataaaaaataaaaaatttagtaacagtgtctcgtaatattttggagagaattatattgattctatgtagtattatttcaatatataaaagtagatgagatggttaagtaTGCTTGCTTTTATTCAAGAGGTCCTGTGTTCGATTCCCTTCAgtctcatttttttaaaaaaaatttatttattttatttttatttttattttcataacacttttgaattcatttttattcaAGAGGTCCTGTGTTCGATTCccttcaatgctagtttctaaaaaaaatgataacattttttaagttttaatgtgttggaggctaaaaaaattttgccGAGCCCTAACGGACTGGACTTTAAAAATTTACCGTCAATTGcacagttaatttttttttttttttttacgttttgaaattttttttattgatatgtttgagccccgggtcatccggggtcctggttccgccactggcTTAGCTTGAAACCATTTTGGTGTATGGGATATGAGAGACTAAATAAAGCTTGAAATTCATATCAATTTACTGGTCAAATGATGGAATACTTACCTTGACCGAGTTGTTCGGTTTTCATGTAGAACATATGAGTACTTAAGTTGTTTTATGTTGTCAAATATTGATTAATACATTTTGTTTTAAGGAAGGTTTTGAATTTAAGGTCTTACCTTTTTTAGGTTGTAGATGTATTAGTACATTAATTATTCGTGATGTCTATTGCAAAATTAGTTCGGAAACATGATGCTGACTCGACTTTGAATAATTTTGGTTTCAGGGGTTTCCGAAAAGAGCAATTTGGTCTTGGTTTCTAATGCTGAAGAAATAAGTGCTTCTGAAAGTTTTGCGTTTTAAGATGATGTTGGAAGGTGGTCCGAAGTTTCCTGGAATTGTTGACTTAAACAGTCATGATAACAACTTTCATGATTTTTCTCAAGGGTTTTATCATAAACTCGGTGAGGGTTCAAATATGTCAATTGATAGTTATGATAGCTTGCAAACAAGCAATGGTGGAGGATCGGTTGCTATGTCCATAGAAAGTATTGGATCAAATGATTCTCACACTCGCATTTTGAATCATCAAGGATTGCGGCGTCGTGCAAACGACAACTACTCTGTTCAACAGAGTGTTAACCGTAGAGGAAGAGTCACACATGCTTTAAATGATGATGCACTAGCGCAGGCACTAATGGATAGCAATACCCCGACACAGGGGCTTGAGAATTATGATGACTGGACCATCGATCTAAGAAAGCTTAATATGGGGGCGGCTTTTGCACAAGGGGCTTTTGGGAAGCTATATAGAGGAACTTACATGGGTGAGGAAGTTGCTATCAAAATCTTAGAGAGGCCAGAAAATGACCCCGAGAGAGCGAAGCTGATGGAGCAGCAATTCCAGCAAGAAGTCATTATGCTGGCAACGTTAAAGCATCCAAACATAGTTCGATTTATAGGCGCATGCCGTAAACCAATGGTATGGTGCATAGTTACAGAATATGCAAAAGGAGGTTCCGTGCGTCAGTTCTTGACGAAGCGGCATAATAGAGCAGTGCCACTGAAATTGGCAGTAAGACAGGCTTTGGATATTGCAAGAGGAATGGCTTTTATTCACGCACGTGGCCTGGTTCATAGGGATTTGAAATCTGATAATCTTCTGATTTTTGGTGACAAATCAATAAAGATAGCTGATTTTGGGGTTGCTCGTATTGAGGTGCAAACTGAAGGAATGACACCAGAGACAGGGACATATCGCTGGATGGCACCGTAAgatttctaaccttttacacgTGTGGaatttaacccttttttttatgTATCTATCTTGGCCACTCTTCGTGGACCCTCACTTAAGCACATTTCAACGTGGCAAAGTAGAGAAACAAGATTGGACAAGCAAATTTATTTTGTCTATTTTCATAGCCCACCATGCATTCCACTCAAAAGCATCAAAGGGGAAgcgtttttttctttttctcccaACTCACATGACACGAAACACGAAATGAATCTTTCTTTTGACTAGCCATTTGAGAATTGGCATATGAATCACGGATTTTATTGCTTGTATTATGATTCTGTTTCCTTCCAGTTTGAGTGAACATGCTATAGGTCACTAGACTCAAAGTGGCAATTTTTGACACGAAACACACGATTTACAGGGACAATCCCGACTGACATGACACAATtgacacgaaaatcatttttcaagcatttatatcatatataaccatatggaacatatatatgagatagcacgattt of the Euphorbia lathyris chromosome 7, ddEupLath1.1, whole genome shotgun sequence genome contains:
- the LOC136234891 gene encoding serine/threonine-protein kinase STY13-like, with translation MMLEGGPKFPGIVDLNSHDNNFHDFSQGFYHKLGEGSNMSIDSYDSLQTSNGGGSVAMSIESIGSNDSHTRILNHQGLRRRANDNYSVQQSVNRRGRVTHALNDDALAQALMDSNTPTQGLENYDDWTIDLRKLNMGAAFAQGAFGKLYRGTYMGEEVAIKILERPENDPERAKLMEQQFQQEVIMLATLKHPNIVRFIGACRKPMVWCIVTEYAKGGSVRQFLTKRHNRAVPLKLAVRQALDIARGMAFIHARGLVHRDLKSDNLLIFGDKSIKIADFGVARIEVQTEGMTPETGTYRWMAPEMIQHRPYTQKVDVYSFGIVLWELITGMLPFQNMTAVQAAFAVVNKGVRPIIPNDCLPALSEIMTRCWDVNPDVRPHFAEVVRMLENAESEIMNNVRKARFRCCMTLPMTVD